From a single Solanum dulcamara chromosome 4, daSolDulc1.2, whole genome shotgun sequence genomic region:
- the LOC129886701 gene encoding 21 kDa protein-like, whose product MEKITLSLILFLFNISIFAFVGAVEGANTQPRANKFVESQCRRTRYPKLCTTSLSNYITTTSEPQELAHAALKVSLVKAIYTRAYVKNVCKQLEKTKAKDYQAVKDCLGQISDGVSLLFNSVEELHHLNLDKESEFVWHRSNVQTWLSTVLTDAFTCMDGMSNYKFGGYKVKATIKAKVLNVAQVTSNALALFNGYALRHKVSHH is encoded by the coding sequence ATGGAGAAAATTACCCTTTCCCTAATTTTGTTTCTCTTCAATATCTCTATCTTCGCATTTGTTGGAGCAGTCGAGGGCGCTAATACGCAACCTCGTGCCAACAAATTTGTGGAGTCGCAGTGCAGGCGCACACGTTATCCAAAGTTGTGCACGACTTCTTTGTCAAACTATATCACTACCACATCTGAACCCCAAGAGTTAGCTCATGCAGCATTGAAAGTGAGCTTAGTTAAAGCTATCTACACGAGAGCCTACGTGAAGAACGTTTGCAAGCAACTCGAAAAGACTAAGGCCAAAGATTATCAAGCGGTGAAAGATTGTTTAGGTCAAATCTCAGATGGAGTTTCGTTGCTTTTCAACTCGGTGGAAGAGCTACACCATTTGAATTTAGATAAGGAAAGTGAGTTTGTATGGCATAGAAGTAATGTTCAAACTTGGCTTAGCACAGTGTTAACTGATGCTTTCACTTGCATGGATGGGATGTCTAACTACAAATTTGGTGGTTATAAAGTAAAGGCTACAATTAAGGCTAAAGTTCTAAATGTTGCACAAGTCACTAGCAATGCTTTAGCTTTGTTCAATGGATATGCTCTTAGGCATAAGGTTTCTCATCACTGA